The Flavobacterium piscisymbiosum genome includes a region encoding these proteins:
- a CDS encoding tetratricopeptide repeat protein yields MARLFSILFLLLSFTIHSQSTKEMIDSLNGINDHQKKVELCRKIALNLQKSDWDRALKYIELAETEAKKTKESEVTLANVYITTGKMYASKDVLDIALQYYLKAYDIYKNNGNLEEISKLENNLAIIYAVGNNKEKALKFFLNVYRYQQSKNDSVKLVKILNNIGTLYLNTKLDSSLYYYQKAYSINKFIKDDALKINVCTNLARAYALKKDKTNADFYFDKAFSLLNNHIDNLGQAFVYESFSEYKLKEKKYDEVIVNAKKALELRKENLYTYSGLNLNKILYQVYVSKEDYKNAVYYFQKYNAINDSIHVEEKAVNIERIKLEQDYKVRTQIKTLIEQKRLFKYFVVGLILVVGILILIILLIKYRNRNIKNQLEQEKLKSNMKALNESLEAKKKVLIGKAMAEIHRTDSINEILTDLKQIKLKTVNKEMQQAIDIVLKRLEKNLNTDIWKEFEISFEQVHKSFFDKLTVDYPSLTPKDRRLCALLYLDLTTKEISQITGQSFKSIENARTRLRKKFDLTNEKVNLSTYLNTI; encoded by the coding sequence GTCAACTAAAGAAATGATTGACAGTTTGAATGGTATAAATGATCATCAGAAAAAAGTAGAACTGTGTCGGAAAATTGCATTAAATCTTCAAAAATCTGATTGGGACAGGGCATTAAAATACATCGAATTAGCGGAGACGGAAGCAAAAAAAACAAAGGAATCAGAAGTTACTCTGGCAAATGTTTACATTACAACAGGTAAAATGTATGCATCAAAAGACGTTTTAGATATTGCTCTACAGTATTATTTGAAAGCGTATGATATTTATAAAAACAACGGCAATCTTGAGGAAATATCCAAATTAGAAAACAATCTGGCAATTATTTATGCGGTAGGAAATAACAAAGAAAAAGCATTAAAATTTTTCCTTAACGTTTATCGCTATCAGCAATCTAAAAATGATTCTGTTAAGCTTGTAAAAATCTTAAACAATATTGGTACTTTATATCTCAATACAAAATTAGATTCTTCCTTGTATTATTATCAAAAGGCGTATTCTATAAATAAGTTCATAAAAGACGATGCTTTAAAGATTAATGTCTGTACCAATTTAGCAAGAGCTTATGCTTTAAAGAAAGATAAGACCAATGCTGATTTTTATTTTGACAAAGCTTTTTCTTTATTAAACAATCATATTGATAATTTAGGACAGGCTTTCGTTTATGAATCTTTCTCTGAATATAAACTTAAAGAAAAAAAGTATGATGAGGTAATTGTAAATGCAAAAAAGGCATTAGAATTACGTAAAGAAAATCTATATACCTATTCAGGTCTAAACCTCAACAAAATACTTTATCAGGTATATGTTAGCAAAGAAGATTATAAAAATGCGGTGTATTATTTTCAAAAATACAATGCAATCAACGATAGTATACATGTCGAAGAAAAAGCTGTAAACATAGAAAGAATAAAACTTGAACAGGATTACAAAGTTCGTACCCAGATAAAAACACTTATTGAGCAAAAAAGGCTATTCAAGTATTTTGTAGTTGGTTTAATACTGGTTGTAGGCATATTGATTTTAATTATTTTATTGATAAAATATCGTAACAGAAATATCAAAAACCAGCTCGAACAAGAGAAGTTAAAATCGAATATGAAAGCCTTAAACGAAAGCCTTGAAGCCAAGAAAAAGGTACTCATAGGAAAGGCAATGGCAGAAATACATCGTACAGATAGTATTAATGAAATCCTGACTGATCTTAAACAAATTAAACTCAAAACGGTTAATAAAGAGATGCAGCAAGCTATTGATATAGTCTTAAAACGTCTTGAAAAAAATCTGAATACCGATATCTGGAAAGAATTTGAAATAAGTTTTGAGCAGGTTCATAAATCTTTCTTTGATAAACTAACGGTCGATTATCCTTCTCTTACTCCTAAAGACCGCAGATTATGTGCGTTGCTATATCTGGATTTAACCACAAAAGAAATTTCACAAATTACAGGTCAATCTTTCAAATCCATAGAAAATGCCCGAACAAGACTTCGCAAAAAGTTCGATTTAACCAATGAGAAAGTAAATCTTTCCACTTATCTCAATACCATTTAG